Proteins encoded together in one Nostoc sp. PCC 7524 window:
- a CDS encoding GTP-binding protein, which yields MTSILPEPHHSDSPNWEEELDSAIFSFEDIQAELNYKQAQTALRNLVASLDLSPQEKAGLESEIADLETMLTKLDSMVVQIAAFGMVGRGKSSLLNALVGQSVFETGPLHGVTRTAQSVNWTISEEAIGETERAFRVTLPSVGKSQVELIDTPGLDEIDGETRTALAEQIAKQADLILFVIAGDMTKVEHEALSQLREAGKPIILVFNKVDQYPETDRLAIYEKIRDERVRELLTPLEIVMSAASPLVKTAVYRADGSRGVQLRPGAAQVEELKLKILEILQREGKALVALNTMLYADNVNEQLVQRKLSIREQNANQLIWKAVMTKAVAIALNPVTVVDILSSIVIDITLILGLSKLYGIPMTEAGAVQLLQKIAISMGGIGVSELLANLGLSGLKTLLGISASATAGVALGPYISVALTQAGVAGVSSYGIGQVTKIYLANGATWGPDGPKAVINRILATLDETSIINRIKDELRHKVKFKK from the coding sequence ATGACTTCGATACTGCCCGAACCACATCACAGTGACTCACCCAACTGGGAGGAAGAACTAGATAGTGCCATTTTTAGTTTTGAAGATATTCAGGCGGAACTGAACTATAAACAAGCACAAACGGCATTACGTAACTTAGTCGCTAGTCTTGACCTTAGCCCCCAAGAAAAAGCGGGTTTAGAGTCAGAAATCGCTGATTTGGAAACTATGCTGACCAAATTAGACAGTATGGTAGTCCAAATTGCAGCTTTTGGCATGGTAGGGAGGGGCAAGTCTTCCCTCTTAAATGCTTTGGTGGGACAATCAGTGTTTGAAACTGGGCCTTTGCATGGTGTTACCCGTACGGCTCAAAGTGTGAATTGGACGATTAGTGAAGAGGCTATTGGCGAAACAGAACGGGCTTTCAGGGTGACTTTACCTAGTGTTGGTAAATCACAGGTAGAATTGATTGACACCCCAGGCTTAGACGAAATTGATGGGGAAACTCGCACCGCATTAGCAGAACAAATAGCAAAACAGGCGGATTTGATTCTGTTTGTGATTGCGGGTGATATGACGAAGGTTGAGCATGAAGCTTTATCTCAATTACGGGAAGCAGGTAAACCGATCATCCTGGTATTTAATAAAGTAGACCAATATCCAGAAACCGATCGCTTGGCAATTTATGAGAAAATCCGAGACGAACGGGTACGGGAATTACTCACACCTCTGGAAATCGTCATGTCAGCCGCATCACCTCTGGTAAAGACGGCTGTATATCGTGCTGATGGTAGTAGGGGCGTACAGTTACGTCCGGGTGCGGCCCAAGTGGAAGAATTGAAACTGAAAATTTTAGAGATTTTGCAGCGTGAGGGCAAAGCTTTAGTGGCGCTGAACACGATGCTGTACGCTGATAATGTCAATGAGCAACTGGTGCAGCGCAAGTTGAGCATTCGGGAACAGAACGCCAATCAGTTGATTTGGAAAGCAGTCATGACGAAAGCGGTGGCGATCGCACTCAATCCAGTCACGGTTGTAGATATACTGAGTAGTATAGTGATTGATATTACTTTAATCTTGGGCTTATCTAAACTCTATGGCATCCCCATGACCGAAGCTGGTGCTGTACAACTACTCCAAAAAATCGCCATTAGCATGGGTGGGATCGGTGTGAGTGAATTACTGGCTAACTTGGGTTTAAGTGGGCTAAAAACTTTACTGGGAATCTCTGCATCAGCCACAGCTGGCGTTGCCCTTGGCCCCTATATCTCAGTCGCACTCACCCAAGCCGGGGTAGCTGGTGTATCTTCTTATGGGATTGGACAAGTTACTAAAATTTATTTAGCCAATGGTGCAACTTGGGGGCCAGATGGGCCAAAAGCCGTAATTAATCGGATTTTGGCAACTCTGGATGAAACTTCAATTATCAATCGCATCAAAGATGAACTACGTCACAAGGTAAAATTTAAGAAGTAA
- the argC gene encoding N-acetyl-gamma-glutamyl-phosphate reductase, whose translation MNKSKIFIDGESGTTGLQIYSRLNQRNDIELVSIEPSKRKDTTERAKLLNAVDVVILCLPDDAAREAVSLVISNQVKILDASTAHRTAADWVYGFPELNPEQREKIANAQFVSNPGCYPTGFLACIRPLIAKGVIPENFPITINAVSGYSGGGKNLIQKYDRFHEQQTGANSLYPYGIYGLQFGHKHVKEMHQHSGLASPPLFIPAVGDFEQGMLVQIPLPLWTLENPPSGEAIHQAIAQYYAGEKFVQVAPFQDATLLRDGTFLDVMAMNNTNIVQVFVFANDATQEALLVARLDNLGKGASGAAVQNLNIMLGVSEDLGL comes from the coding sequence ATGAATAAATCTAAGATTTTCATTGACGGGGAATCGGGAACTACAGGTTTACAGATTTACTCGCGCCTCAATCAACGGAATGACATCGAGTTAGTTAGTATTGAGCCATCTAAACGTAAGGATACGACTGAGCGAGCCAAATTACTGAATGCTGTTGATGTCGTTATTCTCTGCTTACCTGATGATGCAGCTCGCGAAGCTGTCAGCTTAGTGATTAGTAATCAAGTAAAAATTCTGGATGCCAGTACAGCCCACCGCACGGCGGCAGATTGGGTTTATGGCTTTCCAGAATTAAATCCAGAACAACGAGAAAAAATTGCTAATGCCCAGTTTGTAAGTAATCCCGGCTGTTATCCTACAGGATTTTTGGCCTGTATCCGTCCTTTGATAGCTAAGGGAGTTATTCCTGAAAATTTTCCCATCACAATTAATGCTGTGTCTGGTTACTCCGGTGGTGGTAAGAATTTAATTCAAAAATACGATCGCTTTCATGAGCAGCAAACAGGAGCAAATTCACTGTATCCTTACGGTATCTATGGTTTGCAATTTGGGCATAAGCACGTCAAAGAAATGCACCAGCATTCTGGATTAGCATCACCACCATTGTTTATTCCCGCAGTCGGAGATTTTGAGCAGGGAATGTTAGTCCAAATTCCTTTACCCCTATGGACACTAGAAAATCCCCCATCGGGTGAAGCGATTCATCAGGCGATCGCCCAATACTATGCAGGTGAAAAATTTGTCCAGGTAGCTCCATTCCAAGATGCTACCTTACTGCGAGATGGTACATTTTTAGATGTCATGGCAATGAACAACACCAACATTGTGCAGGTGTTTGTGTTCGCCAACGACGCAACCCAAGAAGCCTTGCTAGTAGCACGTCTCGACAACCTAGGCAAAGGCGCATCAGGAGCCGCAGTCCAGAATCTCAACATTATGTTGGGTGTTTCAGAAGACTTAGGTTTGTAA
- a CDS encoding SRPBCC family protein — translation MPQILEQSIQINATATTVERCFTDLTLMHRWLNPVLSCEPLGETWSTDIGSKSRFLIQIPLVQPTLNSVVVERQPGLVVWEFQGFFQGRDRWECQPTQKGTLLVNRFEFDIPNPIVSWGFNTFAAKWTQEDMQAQLRRLKRVAEEVQIGL, via the coding sequence ATGCCCCAAATATTGGAACAATCAATTCAAATTAATGCCACAGCCACAACAGTAGAACGGTGTTTTACGGATTTAACACTGATGCACCGTTGGCTGAACCCTGTCTTGAGCTGCGAACCATTAGGCGAAACTTGGAGTACAGATATAGGCAGTAAAAGCCGCTTTTTGATTCAAATTCCTCTAGTGCAACCTACCTTGAACAGCGTAGTCGTAGAACGCCAACCAGGCTTAGTGGTGTGGGAATTTCAGGGATTTTTCCAAGGACGCGATCGCTGGGAATGTCAACCTACCCAAAAAGGCACATTGCTAGTCAATCGCTTTGAGTTTGACATTCCCAACCCCATAGTTAGTTGGGGTTTTAACACCTTTGCCGCCAAGTGGACACAAGAGGATATGCAAGCCCAGCTACGTCGCCTGAAACGAGTCGCTGAAGAAGTACAGATTGGTCTTTAG
- a CDS encoding GNAT family N-acetyltransferase, with the protein MTNLRILQAGDEMLLEDFLLQHTDTSMFLRSNWRTAGLVDQGEMFQGIYVAAIEDNKIVAVAAHYWNGMVVVQAPVHLEEVVQAVVTKSGKAISGIAGPALQVAATKQALGLANRLIQKDEREILFSLALQDLHIPPALASGKVQCRLPYPEELDLLTDWRVAYSVETLGQLETADLRTTSRQSLEAHQAIASHWVLVAEDTPVAYSAFNGRLPDMVQIGGVWTPPELRGRGYAKCVVAGSLLEAQSQGVQRAILFTSPDNLAAQAAYRGIGFSPTGEEFGLALFQETT; encoded by the coding sequence ATGACTAATTTGAGAATATTACAAGCTGGGGATGAAATGTTGCTAGAAGACTTCCTCTTGCAACATACTGACACTTCCATGTTTTTGCGCTCAAATTGGCGAACAGCCGGGCTAGTTGATCAAGGTGAAATGTTCCAAGGCATTTATGTAGCCGCAATTGAGGATAACAAGATAGTTGCAGTTGCAGCCCATTATTGGAACGGCATGGTAGTTGTGCAAGCACCTGTTCATCTAGAGGAAGTGGTGCAAGCAGTGGTAACAAAATCTGGTAAAGCCATCTCTGGGATTGCTGGGCCAGCCTTACAAGTTGCGGCTACAAAACAAGCATTAGGACTGGCTAATCGATTAATTCAAAAAGATGAGCGGGAAATTTTATTTTCACTAGCACTACAAGATTTACACATACCCCCAGCTTTAGCATCGGGAAAGGTGCAATGTCGTTTACCCTATCCAGAAGAGTTAGATTTACTCACCGATTGGCGAGTTGCCTATAGTGTGGAAACCTTGGGACAATTAGAAACTGCGGATTTACGAACAACTTCCCGTCAAAGCTTGGAAGCACATCAAGCCATAGCTAGCCATTGGGTATTAGTAGCAGAGGATACCCCAGTTGCATATTCTGCCTTCAATGGGCGTTTACCTGACATGGTACAAATCGGTGGAGTTTGGACACCTCCAGAATTGCGGGGTAGGGGTTACGCTAAATGTGTAGTAGCTGGTTCACTGCTAGAGGCGCAATCGCAAGGTGTTCAACGCGCTATCTTATTCACCAGTCCAGACAATCTAGCAGCACAAGCAGCATACCGAGGCATTGGCTTTAGTCCTACGGGTGAGGAGTTTGGTTTAGCATTGTTTCAGGAAACTACATGA
- the radC gene encoding RadC family protein, whose protein sequence is MTYCLRIADIPENERPRERLMTYGPKILATAELIAILLGTGQGPGKLSAVGLGQYILQELSKHQRDPLAVLREVTPAELMQIPGIGPAKATTILAAIELGKRAFQSRPLDRTPIDSPNAAAAALSQDLMWQAQERFAVLLLDVKNRLLGTQVISIGTATETLASPREIFREVIRQGATQAIVAHNHPSGNLEPSPEDIELTRQLLAGAQLLGIPLLDHLILGNGNHQSLREITTLWNEYSQGD, encoded by the coding sequence ATGACCTATTGCCTGAGAATTGCTGATATTCCTGAAAATGAGCGTCCCCGTGAACGGTTAATGACCTATGGCCCCAAAATTCTCGCCACAGCAGAGTTGATAGCAATTCTTTTAGGCACTGGACAGGGGCCAGGCAAACTTTCAGCCGTTGGTTTAGGGCAATATATTCTACAAGAATTGAGTAAACATCAACGTGACCCCTTGGCGGTATTGCGAGAAGTCACACCTGCTGAGTTAATGCAGATCCCTGGAATTGGCCCCGCTAAAGCCACAACTATTTTAGCCGCCATTGAATTAGGTAAACGTGCTTTTCAATCCCGCCCCTTAGACCGTACACCCATTGATAGCCCCAATGCAGCGGCCGCAGCGTTGAGTCAAGACTTAATGTGGCAAGCACAAGAACGTTTTGCTGTGCTGTTATTGGATGTAAAAAATCGCTTACTGGGTACACAAGTCATTAGCATTGGGACAGCCACCGAAACCTTAGCCTCTCCCCGTGAAATTTTTCGGGAAGTCATCCGCCAAGGTGCAACGCAGGCAATAGTAGCCCATAATCACCCTTCAGGAAACTTAGAACCCAGCCCAGAAGATATAGAGTTAACACGTCAACTTTTAGCAGGGGCGCAATTATTAGGCATACCGTTGCTAGACCATTTAATTTTGGGCAATGGCAATCATCAAAGTTTGCGAGAAATTACCACCTTATGGAATGAATACTCCCAAGGGGATTAA
- a CDS encoding RNA-guided endonuclease TnpB family protein, with protein MYGCQQVLIKSSNELAATLEFICSEANKLTNCGIYLARQVFLKTGKIISKFDLHKEYKQNKHFQALYSQAAQQVLTTVGESFQSFKQLRKAHFEGKIKQKPRLPNYRKKGGLTLLAYPKQHLKLINGQIRIPLGSLIKTWFGIDSFTIPMPSNLDYLKIKELRILPRNGCFYAEFIYKLEASKPDLDYTLALGIDHGIDNWLTCISNAGTSLIVDGRKVKSLNQWYNKEVARLKTNQPQGFWSKKLAYITEKRNRQVRDAVNKTARIVINHCLENKIGNVVFGWNQRHKDSIELGRRNNQTIVQIPTARLKARIKQLCELYSIKFHEVEESYTSQSSFLDGDTIPKFCEKPEGWVSSGKRVKRGLFVTATGKQISADLNASANMLIKVSTQLNIILDLAKVVRGLLTVPPRIFLWEKNCKTQKATVLTSLFVTV; from the coding sequence ATGTACGGTTGCCAGCAAGTTTTAATTAAGTCAAGTAATGAACTTGCTGCAACCCTTGAGTTTATTTGTAGTGAAGCAAATAAACTCACTAATTGCGGCATATATTTAGCAAGACAAGTATTTCTAAAAACTGGTAAAATCATCAGTAAATTTGACTTGCATAAAGAATACAAGCAAAATAAACACTTTCAGGCGTTGTATTCACAAGCAGCACAGCAAGTATTAACCACAGTAGGGGAATCATTTCAATCATTCAAACAACTCAGAAAAGCTCACTTTGAGGGAAAGATAAAACAAAAACCTAGATTACCTAACTACAGAAAGAAAGGTGGCTTAACTCTACTCGCTTACCCCAAACAACATTTAAAACTGATTAACGGGCAAATTCGCATACCCTTGGGTAGTCTAATAAAAACTTGGTTTGGTATTGATTCATTCACCATACCAATGCCTAGTAATTTAGATTATCTAAAAATCAAAGAATTACGAATATTGCCCCGTAACGGTTGTTTCTACGCTGAATTTATCTACAAGCTAGAAGCATCAAAACCCGATTTAGACTACACGTTAGCATTGGGGATAGATCATGGTATCGACAATTGGCTAACTTGTATTTCTAATGCGGGAACTAGCTTAATTGTAGATGGTCGCAAAGTTAAAAGCTTAAACCAGTGGTACAACAAAGAAGTAGCCAGACTTAAAACCAATCAACCTCAAGGTTTTTGGAGTAAAAAGCTGGCATACATCACAGAAAAACGTAATCGGCAGGTAAGGGATGCAGTAAATAAAACCGCCAGAATAGTCATCAATCACTGTTTAGAAAACAAGATTGGAAATGTAGTGTTTGGCTGGAATCAACGCCATAAAGACAGTATTGAATTAGGTAGAAGAAATAATCAAACTATTGTACAGATACCAACTGCAAGGCTAAAAGCGAGGATTAAACAACTATGTGAACTCTACAGCATCAAATTTCATGAAGTTGAGGAGAGCTATACAAGCCAATCTTCGTTTTTAGATGGCGATACAATACCTAAGTTCTGCGAAAAACCGGAAGGGTGGGTATCTTCAGGAAAACGAGTAAAACGTGGTTTGTTTGTCACTGCAACTGGTAAACAAATCTCTGCTGATTTAAACGCCAGTGCCAATATGCTCATTAAAGTATCAACACAGCTAAATATAATTTTAGATTTAGCCAAGGTTGTTAGGGGGCTTTTGACCGTCCCGCCAAGGATCTTTCTTTGGGAAAAAAACTGTAAAACGCAAAAAGCGACGGTTTTAACCTCGCTTTTTGTAACAGTTTAG
- a CDS encoding GTPase family protein — translation MIRPNSWKNRLSDVWNKTAGDLMQRLPVDKVAQTVVQWFSVSETEITEILDKVRKELPTTEALLIGKPQAGKSSIIRGLTGVSAEIVGQGYRPHTQHTERYAYPSNELPLLIFTDTVGLGDINQETQAIIQELVGDLQQETKRARVLILTVKINDFATDTLRQIAQQLRQQYPEVPCLLAVTCLHEIYPASVSDHPAYPPDYEELNRAYTGIQEAFAGLYDRSLLIDFTLEEDGYNPVFYGLEALRDNLAELLPEAEAQAIYQLLDKQASEKLGNIYRDVGRRYTLSFALMAATLAAVPLPFATMPVLTALQVSMVTLLGKLYGQNLSPSQAGGIVSAIAGGFFAQAIGRELVKFIPGFGSAIAASWAAAYTWSLGETACVYFGDLMGGNKPNPQEIQSVMQEAFEKAKERFKGIKG, via the coding sequence ATGATTAGACCAAACTCTTGGAAAAATCGCCTGAGTGATGTCTGGAACAAGACAGCAGGAGATTTAATGCAACGCTTACCTGTAGACAAAGTTGCACAGACAGTAGTGCAATGGTTTAGCGTTAGCGAAACTGAAATTACCGAAATTTTAGATAAAGTCCGTAAAGAACTACCAACTACAGAAGCTTTATTGATTGGTAAGCCGCAAGCTGGTAAAAGTTCTATTATTCGGGGATTAACAGGAGTTTCGGCGGAAATTGTCGGTCAAGGATATCGTCCCCACACACAACACACTGAACGTTATGCTTATCCTTCCAATGAGCTACCCTTACTGATTTTTACAGATACAGTCGGATTGGGAGATATCAATCAAGAAACCCAGGCAATTATTCAAGAGTTGGTAGGAGACTTACAACAGGAAACTAAACGCGCCAGAGTCTTAATTTTGACAGTCAAAATTAACGACTTCGCCACAGATACACTGCGCCAGATTGCTCAACAGTTGCGTCAGCAATATCCAGAAGTTCCCTGTTTACTAGCAGTTACCTGCTTACATGAAATTTATCCTGCCAGTGTCTCTGATCATCCAGCTTATCCCCCAGACTATGAGGAGTTGAATCGGGCTTATACTGGGATTCAAGAAGCTTTTGCCGGACTGTACGATCGCTCACTCTTGATTGACTTTACTTTAGAAGAAGACGGTTATAATCCGGTATTTTATGGTTTAGAAGCACTCAGAGATAATCTAGCAGAATTACTTCCCGAAGCCGAAGCCCAGGCAATTTATCAGCTATTAGATAAGCAAGCATCTGAAAAACTCGGCAATATCTACCGGGATGTGGGTAGACGTTACACCTTATCATTTGCGCTGATGGCAGCTACCCTGGCGGCTGTACCCTTACCTTTCGCTACCATGCCCGTATTGACTGCTTTGCAAGTGTCGATGGTGACTCTACTGGGTAAACTCTACGGACAGAACTTGTCCCCATCCCAAGCTGGTGGGATCGTGAGTGCGATCGCAGGTGGTTTTTTTGCCCAAGCCATTGGACGGGAGTTAGTGAAATTTATACCAGGTTTTGGCAGTGCGATCGCGGCTTCTTGGGCGGCTGCGTATACTTGGTCTTTAGGGGAAACAGCCTGTGTTTACTTTGGTGATTTAATGGGTGGTAATAAACCCAATCCCCAAGAAATTCAGTCTGTGATGCAAGAGGCATTTGAGAAAGCAAAAGAACGGTTTAAGGGCATCAAGGGTTAA
- a CDS encoding DUF4336 domain-containing protein: MVHDERTENLENLSQRDFTWPFWFTLPLYPYGKRRTLRQEIIKDTIWTFDQMQGIFYVIVPIRMTVVKLEAGGLLVYAPVAPTPECIRLMNELVAEHGDVKYIILPTISGLEHKVFVGPFARCFPQAQVFVAPNQWSFPLNLPLSWLGLPPRRTYVLPADSSQAPFADEFDYAILDTIDLGSGKFAEVAFFHKRSHTLLVTDSVISVPENPPAIVQLDPYALLFHAKDKASDVVADNQANRRKGWQRITLFALYFRPSVLEVPRWGEVFREALKAPERSYKAYFGLFPFKWQQDWLRSFEAVRGDGRLFVAPILQTLILNRAPRETINWANQVASWDFQWIIPCHFDAPIKAEPRQFRQAFSFLEKQPAVSAGLFNSDSYPLPEKDFQLLREIDQGLNQRGIVPPPKEKV, translated from the coding sequence GTGGTGCATGACGAGCGGACAGAAAATTTAGAAAATCTGAGTCAGAGAGACTTTACCTGGCCTTTTTGGTTTACTTTGCCACTTTACCCCTACGGTAAGCGGCGAACACTGCGTCAAGAAATAATTAAAGACACAATCTGGACTTTTGACCAGATGCAGGGGATTTTCTACGTTATTGTTCCCATTCGCATGACTGTTGTGAAGTTAGAAGCGGGGGGACTGTTGGTATATGCTCCCGTTGCGCCGACTCCCGAATGTATTAGGTTGATGAATGAATTAGTGGCGGAACATGGAGATGTGAAATATATCATTCTGCCTACGATTTCCGGTTTAGAACATAAAGTCTTTGTTGGCCCCTTTGCCAGATGTTTTCCCCAAGCACAGGTATTTGTAGCTCCTAATCAATGGAGTTTTCCGCTAAATTTACCATTAAGTTGGCTGGGTTTACCTCCTCGACGCACTTACGTACTACCAGCAGATAGCAGTCAAGCACCCTTCGCCGACGAATTTGACTATGCCATATTAGATACTATTGATCTTGGCTCTGGTAAGTTTGCAGAAGTGGCATTTTTCCACAAGCGATCGCACACGTTATTAGTTACAGATTCTGTGATTTCAGTACCAGAAAATCCGCCGGCGATCGTCCAATTAGATCCCTACGCCTTACTATTTCATGCCAAAGACAAAGCCTCGGATGTCGTTGCAGATAACCAAGCCAATCGCCGTAAAGGATGGCAACGTATCACCTTATTTGCTTTGTATTTCCGTCCCAGCGTGTTAGAAGTCCCCAGATGGGGTGAGGTATTCCGTGAGGCTCTCAAAGCCCCAGAACGGTCATATAAAGCTTATTTTGGGTTATTTCCCTTCAAATGGCAGCAAGATTGGCTGCGATCTTTTGAGGCTGTACGGGGGGATGGGCGTTTATTCGTCGCACCTATATTACAGACATTGATTCTTAACCGCGCACCTAGAGAAACTATTAACTGGGCTAATCAAGTAGCAAGTTGGGATTTTCAATGGATTATTCCTTGTCATTTTGATGCACCCATCAAAGCCGAACCGCGCCAGTTTCGCCAAGCTTTCTCTTTTTTAGAAAAACAACCTGCTGTCAGTGCTGGTTTATTTAATAGTGATAGTTATCCCTTACCGGAGAAAGATTTTCAACTTCTCAGAGAGATTGATCAAGGTTTAAATCAGCGTGGAATTGTACCGCCACCAAAAGAAAAAGTTTAG
- a CDS encoding putative bifunctional diguanylate cyclase/phosphodiesterase, with protein sequence MQMNQTLYLYSSLANFRWLQKSYTAKIMSVAFLGTHIPLLTLLFSFVISNSYSWEIAIRVLVIALIATLIGTAATLYALHHLLAPVNLTSKALQDYLDTKTVPNLPTEFIDEAGTLMADTAQTLQQLDELIDQISNYDKLTGLPNRELLSDRLKQSLYSSQNSQKLIAVIVLGIDDFTDVSHALNPEQSSLLLRAVAKRLHSCIAPTDILAHLHGDEFAIARTEIHSLESIIKLSQLILSTLAKPFSIQGSQIHITASIGITLNQLDHGNNAEQLLQQAHIALYQAKQQGRSQSLFYSPEINAQLQERLVLENELYGALERNEMLVYYQPLIDLDSGNIKAVEALVRWQHPTRGLVSPAEFIPIAEANGLIVQIGEWVLRTACAQNRAWQLAGLPPMRMSVNLSARQFEQADLVELVSQILQETGLQPSYLELEVTESFLMTDIHRSVETLNQLRKLGVWLALDDFGTGYSSLNYLQRFPVNMLKIDRSFVQNVVSNIDSAAVTDAIIALAKSLQLKITAEGVETPEQLEYLQQRGCQEGQGFYFSRPIPVEQITELLQQSCQKMQPVAA encoded by the coding sequence ATGCAGATGAATCAAACACTTTACCTATACTCATCTTTGGCTAATTTTCGCTGGCTACAGAAAAGTTATACCGCCAAAATTATGTCGGTAGCTTTTCTAGGTACTCACATCCCACTGTTAACTTTACTGTTCAGTTTTGTCATTTCTAACTCCTATTCTTGGGAAATAGCGATTCGAGTTTTAGTCATTGCTTTGATAGCTACGTTAATAGGTACGGCTGCTACACTCTATGCACTGCATCACCTCCTTGCGCCAGTCAATTTGACATCAAAAGCTCTACAAGATTATCTCGACACGAAAACTGTACCCAATCTGCCAACAGAATTTATTGATGAAGCGGGTACGCTAATGGCTGATACCGCACAAACTCTACAGCAATTAGATGAGTTAATTGACCAAATCAGCAATTACGACAAACTCACAGGATTACCCAATCGAGAGCTATTGAGCGATCGCCTCAAACAAAGTCTATACTCATCGCAAAATAGTCAAAAGCTCATAGCTGTCATCGTTTTGGGTATTGATGATTTCACAGATGTGAGTCATGCTCTCAATCCTGAGCAATCTAGCTTACTGTTAAGAGCAGTAGCCAAGCGTTTGCATAGTTGCATAGCACCAACAGATATCCTGGCGCATTTGCATGGAGATGAATTTGCGATCGCTCGTACAGAGATACATTCCTTGGAAAGCATCATCAAACTCTCCCAACTCATACTAAGTACACTAGCTAAACCCTTCTCTATCCAAGGCAGCCAAATTCATATCACAGCTAGCATCGGCATTACACTCAATCAACTCGATCATGGCAATAACGCCGAGCAACTCTTACAACAGGCTCACATAGCTTTGTATCAAGCCAAGCAGCAAGGACGTAGCCAATCCCTATTTTATTCCCCAGAAATTAATGCCCAACTGCAAGAGCGATTGGTACTAGAAAATGAATTATATGGGGCATTAGAACGCAACGAAATGCTGGTTTATTACCAACCTCTGATTGATTTAGATAGTGGCAACATCAAAGCAGTTGAGGCGTTGGTGCGTTGGCAACATCCCACACGCGGTTTAGTGTCTCCAGCCGAATTTATTCCTATTGCAGAAGCTAATGGCTTAATTGTACAGATTGGGGAATGGGTGTTGCGAACTGCTTGCGCTCAAAATCGTGCTTGGCAACTGGCTGGACTTCCACCCATGCGGATGTCGGTAAATCTGTCAGCTCGACAATTTGAGCAAGCAGATTTAGTAGAACTTGTCAGTCAAATTCTTCAAGAGACTGGTTTACAGCCATCATACTTAGAACTGGAAGTAACAGAAAGTTTCTTGATGACAGACATTCATCGTTCTGTAGAAACCTTAAACCAGTTGCGAAAATTAGGCGTATGGCTTGCCTTAGATGATTTTGGTACTGGTTATTCTTCGCTCAACTATCTGCAACGCTTTCCTGTGAATATGCTGAAAATTGATCGTTCCTTTGTGCAGAATGTGGTATCTAATATTGATAGTGCTGCTGTGACTGATGCCATCATTGCTTTAGCCAAGAGTCTCCAGTTGAAAATCACAGCCGAGGGAGTGGAAACTCCCGAACAACTTGAGTATCTACAACAGCGTGGATGCCAAGAAGGACAGGGATTTTACTTTAGTCGTCCTATTCCTGTTGAGCAAATCACGGAGTTGTTACAACAAAGTTGTCAGAAAATGCAGCCAGTCGCAGCGTGA